One segment of Methylotuvimicrobium sp. KM2 DNA contains the following:
- a CDS encoding baseplate J/gp47 family protein, giving the protein MANSSDCKHNTDASRLMHEGSSQDLRVPMALDPGHVPVNERGPEYGLVFAKAYSAYLNYYDSNNSVTGDWQSFFDKDVSVLLAVAAIQDVDAYRSAVKACFDFLNNSANRTQAEALKQRLGFLFSIAATMAKQLDRLKENLPVDTALKNLLQSRIQSQSAQGFKRLIAYYKAYEIDFGLTDDELDVAAKLTIFGQEAQAFGEIYRSPLSKDWIIGDFPDWLQYIDSIVKDAGVFGPLLDPSDPDYWFSIHNSIASHNLFTSLFDELLKVYARIVIEAKQELEYSFIQNGNHEPHYALLIAFLRLFEGTRAEINTLTGRHLDFYYRDILRLKEKPAEPPRVYLLAELAKHVDSHRFDSGVSFKAGKDESGIEAIFMNDRDFIANKAKVAELKTVYRHGGEAVTGLGVNAAKQSGRYYASPVADSEDGLGAKLANEEQSWHPFFNKRYSNTQLESIAMPEAELGFAIASHYLWLAEGERTVTVEFYLSDIDFNVLPGDLKADLVCSLSTEEGWLEKSAMKFESVQGRLQLKIKLSGADPAITAYSSKVHGFDFSSNLPILLVKFRHQSDRLYPVSLLANAVLDKIGLNVAVKGLRTLKVSNDFGSVVTSKPFQPFGPSPVANSSLILGSKEAFQKKLLSAKVNWQWQNPPEPFGTQVNIKIDYLQSGTWKQATGETKAITSDSYTLDNEINQTVVDAADFNEPVFYNSAARHGFVRFSTSEGFGQDEYEKALIDYIRKLMDNDKELARGVQAAVDFIGQINTRVQEFNDLYNSAIENLSQLPTEMAEVTNGLIENFPEVIENTEKVFEKINQVYGEMTGAIGPAIRNLLQQSFDVEIDLVGVNDWSNLPGLLTPDDASEGVPDLIGRLNETVTRLSNLKNTVVNIAKEIEEKTGVANLTQTINTFLSLVANTYDDINRIASEMIKLDNTGKWVTEKTSVVMSAGSQLIENFGAQTIQFNNNVAGLVAGVSTMVEGIGEVLGDEPIKPKPPTGPWMTELTLDYTTGEQMIALDSADSGIWRNRQAFFFHLAPFGHCEQHPFLNSTRKVYLIPGFRFQQDHGEIMSEAEFYIGLTGLEPPQNLSLLFQVADGTADPLTIKPDPHIHWSYLRGNEWIAFKKDEVEDGTGGLLNSGIIRFALPNDADNNNSMLPSGIHWLRAAVASHSETVCRLQAVSAQALQATFSDRGNDPGFSAKPLKAGTISKLERPDAAVKKIEQPFSSFGGRGAETPAAFYTRVSERLRHKDRAVALWGYEHLVLEAFPQIYRVKCLNHTRYEPGENGDFIYRELAPGHVTLVAIPNQQFQTLRDPLKPYTSLGLLDEIKAFLSARVSCFVNLHVRNPRFEAVRCSCKVRFHEGFDETFYSNMLRQAITRFLSPWAFANDAKPSFGGKIHQSVLIRFIEEQTYVDYLTDFVLYHDSGGAAGEVAADEAQGSTAVSVLVSAPTEKHQIDVIKPAAMNELGETCPCEP; this is encoded by the coding sequence ATGGCCAATTCGAGCGATTGCAAGCACAACACCGATGCCTCGAGGCTAATGCATGAAGGCAGCAGCCAAGACTTGCGTGTGCCTATGGCTTTGGATCCGGGTCATGTGCCGGTCAATGAACGAGGACCGGAGTACGGACTGGTGTTTGCAAAAGCCTATTCGGCGTATCTCAATTATTATGACTCGAACAACAGCGTCACCGGCGATTGGCAAAGTTTTTTCGATAAGGATGTCTCGGTGTTGTTGGCTGTCGCCGCGATACAAGACGTCGACGCGTATCGCTCGGCAGTCAAAGCCTGTTTCGATTTTTTGAACAATAGCGCCAATCGAACGCAAGCAGAAGCACTCAAACAACGCTTAGGTTTCTTATTCAGTATCGCGGCAACCATGGCCAAGCAACTAGACCGCTTGAAAGAAAACTTGCCGGTCGATACGGCGCTGAAAAATCTTTTGCAAAGCCGCATACAATCGCAGTCGGCGCAGGGCTTCAAACGGCTTATCGCCTATTACAAGGCCTACGAGATTGATTTCGGATTGACCGACGACGAGCTGGACGTTGCTGCGAAATTGACGATATTCGGTCAAGAAGCCCAAGCCTTCGGCGAAATTTATCGAAGCCCCTTATCGAAAGATTGGATAATCGGCGACTTTCCGGATTGGCTGCAGTACATCGACAGCATCGTCAAGGATGCTGGGGTTTTCGGCCCGCTGCTTGACCCGTCCGATCCGGATTATTGGTTTTCAATCCATAATTCGATCGCCAGTCACAACCTTTTTACATCGCTATTCGATGAGTTATTGAAAGTCTATGCGCGCATCGTCATCGAAGCCAAACAAGAATTGGAATATTCGTTCATTCAAAACGGCAATCATGAACCGCATTATGCGCTGCTGATCGCGTTTTTACGTTTGTTCGAAGGGACTCGGGCCGAGATCAACACCTTGACAGGCCGGCACCTGGATTTTTATTACCGGGACATTTTACGGCTCAAGGAAAAACCCGCCGAACCGCCTCGGGTGTATTTATTGGCCGAATTGGCTAAACATGTCGACAGTCACCGGTTTGATAGCGGCGTGTCGTTCAAGGCCGGAAAGGACGAGTCAGGCATCGAGGCCATTTTTATGAACGACCGCGACTTCATCGCCAATAAAGCGAAGGTTGCAGAGCTGAAGACCGTTTATCGGCATGGCGGCGAAGCGGTTACCGGATTGGGTGTCAATGCGGCTAAACAGTCGGGCCGTTACTATGCATCGCCGGTTGCCGATTCCGAAGACGGACTCGGGGCGAAACTGGCGAACGAAGAACAATCCTGGCATCCGTTTTTCAATAAACGCTATAGCAATACGCAACTGGAAAGTATTGCGATGCCCGAGGCCGAATTGGGTTTTGCGATCGCTTCGCACTATTTATGGTTGGCCGAAGGCGAGCGGACCGTGACGGTCGAATTTTATCTGAGTGATATTGATTTCAATGTATTACCCGGCGATTTGAAAGCGGATCTGGTTTGTTCTTTGTCTACCGAAGAAGGTTGGCTCGAAAAGTCGGCAATGAAATTTGAAAGCGTGCAAGGCAGGCTTCAATTGAAAATCAAACTTTCCGGGGCCGATCCTGCAATAACGGCGTATAGCTCTAAAGTTCATGGCTTTGATTTTTCATCTAACTTGCCGATTTTATTAGTCAAATTTCGGCATCAAAGCGACCGCCTTTATCCGGTGTCGTTACTCGCAAACGCAGTGCTCGATAAAATCGGATTGAACGTTGCCGTCAAAGGACTCAGAACCTTAAAGGTTTCCAATGATTTCGGTTCGGTGGTTACCTCTAAGCCTTTCCAGCCATTCGGCCCATCTCCGGTAGCCAATAGTTCATTGATCCTGGGTTCCAAAGAAGCCTTTCAAAAAAAACTGCTTTCAGCGAAAGTCAATTGGCAATGGCAAAATCCTCCCGAGCCTTTCGGTACCCAAGTCAATATCAAAATCGATTATTTACAGTCGGGAACGTGGAAACAAGCGACCGGCGAGACCAAGGCGATTACAAGCGATTCCTATACACTTGATAACGAAATCAATCAAACCGTAGTTGATGCCGCCGACTTCAATGAGCCTGTGTTTTATAACTCCGCTGCGCGTCATGGCTTTGTGCGGTTTTCGACGAGCGAAGGTTTCGGGCAAGACGAGTATGAAAAAGCTTTGATCGATTACATCAGAAAGCTGATGGATAACGATAAGGAATTGGCAAGGGGTGTTCAGGCGGCAGTCGATTTTATCGGCCAAATCAATACTAGGGTGCAAGAATTCAATGATTTGTACAATTCCGCCATTGAAAATCTCAGTCAATTACCCACTGAGATGGCTGAAGTTACCAATGGTTTGATTGAAAATTTTCCTGAAGTGATCGAAAACACGGAGAAGGTTTTTGAAAAAATCAACCAAGTCTACGGCGAAATGACAGGGGCAATCGGACCTGCTATCCGTAATCTTTTACAACAATCATTTGACGTAGAGATAGACCTCGTTGGCGTCAATGACTGGAGTAATCTTCCAGGTTTACTTACTCCTGACGATGCTAGTGAGGGAGTTCCTGATCTCATTGGTCGATTGAATGAAACAGTAACCAGGCTTTCCAATTTGAAAAATACGGTCGTCAATATTGCAAAAGAAATAGAAGAAAAAACGGGGGTCGCCAATCTAACTCAAACGATCAACACTTTCTTGAGTCTCGTGGCCAATACCTACGATGATATCAATCGGATAGCGAGCGAAATGATCAAGCTCGATAATACCGGTAAGTGGGTCACTGAAAAGACATCGGTCGTTATGTCGGCCGGCAGTCAACTTATTGAGAATTTCGGTGCCCAGACTATTCAATTCAATAATAACGTTGCAGGCCTTGTTGCCGGTGTCTCGACGATGGTTGAGGGGATAGGCGAAGTCTTAGGCGACGAACCTATCAAGCCCAAGCCGCCGACCGGTCCATGGATGACCGAGTTGACTCTTGATTACACCACGGGTGAGCAAATGATTGCGCTCGATAGCGCCGATTCAGGCATTTGGCGGAATAGGCAAGCCTTTTTCTTTCATTTGGCGCCCTTCGGTCACTGCGAACAGCATCCGTTTCTTAATTCGACGCGTAAGGTTTATTTGATACCGGGTTTTCGTTTCCAACAAGACCACGGCGAAATAATGAGCGAAGCCGAGTTCTACATCGGTCTAACAGGGCTCGAACCGCCGCAAAACCTGTCGCTGCTGTTCCAAGTCGCTGACGGCACGGCCGACCCGTTGACGATCAAACCCGACCCGCATATCCACTGGAGTTATCTACGGGGTAACGAATGGATCGCTTTCAAGAAAGACGAAGTCGAAGACGGCACTGGCGGTCTGTTGAACTCCGGCATCATCAGGTTTGCACTGCCGAACGACGCCGATAACAATAACTCGATGTTACCGTCCGGCATTCATTGGCTGCGGGCGGCGGTGGCATCGCACAGCGAGACGGTTTGCCGTTTACAGGCCGTTTCCGCGCAAGCCCTGCAGGCGACCTTTAGCGACCGAGGCAACGATCCCGGCTTCTCGGCGAAACCGCTAAAAGCCGGCACGATAAGCAAGTTGGAGCGGCCGGACGCGGCCGTCAAAAAAATCGAGCAGCCTTTTTCCTCGTTCGGCGGACGCGGCGCCGAAACACCGGCGGCTTTTTATACGCGCGTCAGCGAGCGTTTGCGTCATAAGGACAGAGCGGTTGCGCTTTGGGGTTACGAACACTTGGTATTGGAAGCCTTTCCGCAAATTTATCGCGTCAAATGCCTGAATCATACTCGGTACGAACCCGGTGAAAACGGCGATTTCATCTACCGGGAACTCGCGCCGGGTCATGTTACGCTGGTCGCGATTCCCAACCAGCAATTCCAAACGCTTCGCGATCCCCTCAAACCCTATACGAGTCTCGGCTTGCTCGATGAAATCAAGGCTTTTTTGAGCGCGCGCGTGTCTTGTTTCGTCAACTTGCATGTTCGCAATCCGCGCTTCGAGGCTGTGCGTTGTTCGTGTAAAGTCCGTTTTCATGAAGGTTTCGACGAAACGTTTTATAGCAATATGCTGCGCCAAGCGATTACCCGGTTTTTGTCGCCCTGGGCTTTTGCGAACGATGCGAAGCCCTCTTTTGGCGGAAAAATTCATCAATCGGTATTGATTCGTTTCATCGAAGAGCAGACTTATGTCGATTATTTGACCGATTTTGTGTTGTATCACGATAGCGGCGGGGCGGCCGGAGAAGTCGCGGCCGATGAGGCGCAAGGCTCGACTGCGGTATCGGTTTTGGTTTCGGCGCCGACCGAAAAACACCAAATCGATGTCATAAAACCCGCCGCGATGAATGAACTCGGCGAAACCTGTCCGTGCGAGCCATGA
- a CDS encoding contractile injection system tape measure protein, protein MNAVIRCYALDAETTGSESDGVELQRLLTRLTHDKIVQILDSVLERCSSPNDYLYLDRLSIDVGSLELAQLESELPKRIAANLESALADISASYTDDSRALIVGGNYRQSRQQAVNEALLFFLRIGRLPWSFRLPTGQNLEQVLTENWRDNESALDDRLFSTALIGVLREDVARVRLLRQFSTDFTARLLVRYFPETTVVFEKIRQGLTDSVPPAIAEDDRLKTVVQSLVVILSSGQGVSQTMLNELDAIVKDRSDSTSALDRRFEVKRQHQDSRRSDSASRFPTQATHRQEDEPLAHSSYPIDDPDIAEGVYVDNAGLVLLHPFLPQLFTVSACLQDYKIVKTGRALALLHYLATGEPTAHEYDLVLPKVLCNIDLPMPVDTLTELNLEEQSEADELLTAVVKHWGVLRNTSIDSLRGTFILRPGKLLRRGDGDWQLHVEYRSCDILLDSLPWNIATIKLPWMQNLLWVEWNL, encoded by the coding sequence ATGAACGCCGTGATTCGATGCTATGCGCTCGATGCCGAAACGACCGGCTCCGAGTCGGACGGCGTCGAATTACAACGCCTATTGACTCGCTTGACTCACGACAAAATTGTTCAAATTCTCGACAGTGTTTTGGAGCGTTGTTCATCGCCGAACGATTATCTGTATCTCGACCGCTTGTCGATCGATGTCGGAAGCCTCGAATTGGCGCAACTGGAAAGCGAGCTACCGAAAAGAATCGCTGCCAATCTGGAAAGCGCCTTAGCCGATATTAGCGCTTCGTATACTGACGATTCGCGGGCGCTCATCGTCGGCGGAAATTATCGGCAATCGAGACAACAAGCCGTAAACGAAGCACTGTTGTTTTTTTTGAGGATAGGGCGTTTGCCTTGGTCGTTCCGTTTGCCGACCGGTCAAAATTTGGAGCAGGTTTTGACCGAAAACTGGCGTGATAACGAGTCCGCCTTAGATGACCGGCTTTTCAGCACTGCGCTGATCGGAGTTTTACGAGAAGATGTCGCTAGAGTCCGTTTGCTCCGGCAGTTTTCGACGGATTTCACTGCCCGCTTGTTAGTTCGCTATTTTCCGGAAACCACAGTCGTTTTCGAGAAAATACGGCAAGGCTTAACGGATTCCGTGCCGCCCGCAATTGCCGAAGACGACCGCTTAAAAACGGTTGTGCAGAGCCTAGTGGTCATATTGTCATCGGGCCAAGGTGTTAGTCAAACGATGCTGAACGAATTGGACGCAATTGTTAAAGACCGATCCGACTCAACCTCCGCTTTGGATCGGCGTTTCGAAGTAAAGCGGCAACATCAAGACTCTCGGCGAAGCGATTCGGCGTCACGGTTTCCAACTCAAGCAACACATCGGCAGGAAGACGAGCCGCTAGCGCATTCATCGTATCCTATCGACGATCCGGATATCGCCGAAGGCGTTTATGTCGATAATGCCGGCTTGGTGCTGTTGCATCCATTTTTGCCGCAATTATTTACCGTATCGGCTTGTTTGCAAGACTATAAAATCGTTAAAACCGGCAGGGCCTTAGCGCTTTTGCATTATCTGGCAACCGGAGAACCGACCGCACACGAATACGACTTGGTATTACCCAAGGTACTGTGCAATATCGACTTGCCGATGCCGGTCGACACGCTAACGGAGCTGAATCTCGAAGAGCAAAGCGAAGCCGATGAATTATTGACTGCCGTGGTGAAACATTGGGGCGTATTACGAAATACCTCGATCGACAGTTTACGAGGAACGTTTATCCTGAGGCCCGGAAAACTGCTCCGGCGCGGCGATGGCGACTGGCAACTGCATGTCGAATATCGAAGCTGCGATATTTTACTGGATAGTCTGCCTTGGAACATTGCAACGATTAAACTGCCGTGGATGCAAAACCTGCTTTGGGTGGAGTGGAACCTATGA
- a CDS encoding DUF5908 family protein, with protein MPIEIKELHIKVTVNPPEAGSLRQESGNAGKGGSAEKPVDKDALIAECVEQVLQILQNKAER; from the coding sequence ATGCCGATTGAAATCAAAGAACTGCATATCAAAGTCACGGTCAACCCGCCCGAAGCAGGGAGCCTAAGGCAAGAGTCGGGCAATGCGGGTAAGGGAGGCTCGGCGGAAAAACCGGTCGATAAAGATGCCTTGATTGCCGAATGCGTCGAACAAGTATTACAAATTCTACAGAATAAAGCGGAGCGCTGA
- the vgrG gene encoding type VI secretion system tip protein VgrG, which translates to MRNESAIPTPATPDVCTVALLIDGTEIPGQFQVLSVSVNKELNRIPSATIQLKDGEAAQADFPASNTGLFIPGQKIEIQFGYRSQNVTVFKGMIVKHSIKLRKNESFLILDCRHEAVKMTSGIHSRYFTEQKDSDIIETLFGDYGLTGTSDTTEPDLQEVVQFESTDWDFMLCRAEANGFVVNVGDDAITVGKPATGEESVVKVGYGSTLLELDAEIDARLQSPGIKATAWHAADQALIEAEASEPESASAGNIDAETLAAILGTEMHELRHGGGLSQPELKAWADARLLKERLARIRGRAKFQGIAEVMPGTVIEVSGIGERFAGLFYVSGVRHCVSGGNWETDAQLGLSPDLFAETYNLRPLPASGLLPSVCGLQMGVVTVLENDPKGEDRIKIRLPLVDTADEGIWARLATLDAGDGRGTFFRPEIGDEVVVGFLGDDPRYPVVLGMCHSSAKPAPEPAKDDNHLKGYISREKMTLSFDDENKIVVLETPGGNRLILSEDEQAVIIEDQNGNKVTLNADGIKLESIKDLILKAAGDVKIEGINTELSAQAEFKASGSGSAEISGASTTVKGSASTTIQGGVVQIN; encoded by the coding sequence ATGAGAAACGAATCCGCCATTCCAACACCGGCCACCCCCGATGTCTGCACGGTGGCCTTATTAATCGACGGCACCGAAATTCCGGGACAATTTCAGGTGCTCTCGGTCAGCGTGAATAAAGAATTGAACCGGATTCCGTCGGCCACGATTCAACTGAAAGACGGCGAAGCGGCGCAAGCCGACTTTCCCGCCAGTAATACCGGATTGTTCATTCCCGGGCAAAAGATCGAAATTCAGTTCGGTTACCGCTCGCAAAACGTCACGGTATTCAAAGGCATGATCGTCAAGCACAGTATCAAGCTCAGGAAAAATGAAAGTTTCTTGATTCTGGACTGCCGGCATGAAGCGGTCAAAATGACGTCCGGCATACACAGCCGCTACTTTACCGAACAAAAAGACAGCGACATCATCGAGACATTATTCGGCGATTACGGCTTGACCGGCACCAGCGATACGACCGAACCGGATTTACAAGAGGTCGTGCAATTCGAATCGACCGATTGGGATTTTATGCTATGCCGGGCCGAAGCGAACGGTTTCGTCGTCAATGTCGGCGATGATGCGATTACCGTCGGCAAGCCCGCAACCGGCGAAGAATCGGTCGTGAAGGTCGGTTACGGTTCGACCCTGTTGGAACTGGATGCCGAAATCGATGCGCGTTTGCAAAGTCCCGGAATCAAGGCCACGGCATGGCATGCGGCCGATCAGGCATTGATCGAAGCCGAAGCTTCCGAACCGGAATCCGCCAGTGCCGGCAATATCGATGCCGAGACATTGGCGGCGATATTAGGAACTGAAATGCATGAATTACGCCATGGCGGCGGCTTGAGTCAGCCGGAATTGAAAGCCTGGGCCGATGCGCGTTTGTTGAAGGAGCGTCTAGCCAGAATCAGAGGCCGGGCGAAATTTCAAGGCATTGCCGAGGTCATGCCGGGAACCGTGATAGAAGTCAGCGGCATCGGCGAGCGCTTTGCCGGACTGTTTTATGTGTCGGGCGTGCGGCATTGCGTTTCCGGCGGCAACTGGGAAACCGATGCGCAACTGGGTCTAAGCCCCGATCTATTTGCCGAAACCTATAACTTACGCCCGTTGCCGGCGTCGGGATTATTGCCGTCGGTCTGCGGATTGCAAATGGGCGTCGTGACGGTATTGGAAAACGATCCTAAAGGCGAAGACAGAATAAAGATTCGGCTGCCGCTGGTCGACACGGCCGATGAAGGCATTTGGGCAAGGCTTGCAACGCTCGATGCCGGCGACGGGCGAGGAACGTTTTTTCGGCCCGAGATCGGCGATGAAGTCGTGGTCGGATTTCTCGGCGACGATCCGCGTTATCCGGTCGTGTTGGGCATGTGTCACAGCAGCGCGAAACCGGCGCCGGAGCCAGCGAAGGACGACAATCATTTGAAAGGCTATATCAGCCGCGAAAAGATGACCCTTTCCTTCGACGATGAAAACAAAATCGTCGTGCTCGAAACGCCGGGCGGCAACCGCCTGATTTTGTCCGAAGACGAGCAGGCTGTCATTATCGAGGATCAGAACGGCAATAAAGTCACCTTGAATGCCGACGGCATCAAGCTCGAAAGCATCAAAGACTTGATATTAAAAGCTGCCGGCGACGTCAAGATCGAAGGCATCAATACCGAACTGAGCGCGCAAGCCGAATTCAAAGCCTCGGGTTCCGGTTCGGCCGAGATTTCCGGCGCCAGCACCACGGTCAAGGGCAGCGCCAGCACCACGATTCAAGGCGGCGTCGTGCAGATCAATTGA
- a CDS encoding PAAR domain-containing protein: protein MLPAARITDMIVSTATQGAPVPIIPPGQPTVLIGGLPAARLGDSCGVDAIIKGSATVMIGGMPAARVGDSSASGGAIIPPGMPTVLIGG, encoded by the coding sequence ATGCTACCGGCAGCCAGAATCACCGACATGATCGTCAGCACCGCGACGCAAGGCGCCCCGGTGCCGATTATTCCACCGGGCCAACCGACCGTTTTAATCGGCGGTTTGCCGGCGGCGCGCTTGGGTGATTCATGCGGAGTCGATGCGATTATCAAAGGCTCGGCAACGGTCATGATCGGCGGCATGCCGGCCGCGCGTGTCGGCGATTCGAGCGCTTCGGGCGGCGCGATTATACCGCCCGGTATGCCGACGGTATTGATAGGAGGATGA
- a CDS encoding LysM peptidoglycan-binding domain-containing protein yields MAENGKLEKMLILAFSDSEKAESGGLLEADESIEALINPESYTLDYKLKFSESGQGQGTSGQQLKYEYTEPEEISFEFLFDNTGIIDGKPRDSIAGDIKAFKDVLTGYKGDAHEPRHFKLVWGEHSIFKGRVVEVGITYKLFRPDGTPIRALVKVKFKSSIEEEKRAAKENKSSPDLSHSRRVKAGDTLPLMCYKIYGDPRYYLEIAKINRLDHFRSLELGREIVFPPVSKTARS; encoded by the coding sequence ATGGCCGAAAACGGGAAATTGGAAAAGATGTTGATACTGGCTTTTTCCGATTCGGAAAAAGCCGAAAGCGGCGGTTTGCTTGAAGCCGACGAAAGCATTGAGGCCTTGATCAATCCGGAGAGCTATACGCTCGACTATAAGCTCAAGTTTTCCGAATCCGGGCAAGGGCAGGGTACCAGCGGTCAACAATTAAAGTACGAATATACCGAACCGGAAGAGATTTCTTTCGAATTTTTATTCGACAATACCGGCATCATCGACGGTAAACCGCGCGACTCGATCGCCGGCGACATCAAAGCCTTCAAGGACGTGTTGACCGGCTATAAAGGCGATGCCCACGAACCGCGCCACTTTAAGCTGGTCTGGGGCGAGCATTCGATTTTCAAGGGACGGGTCGTCGAAGTCGGCATTACCTACAAACTATTCAGACCGGACGGTACGCCGATACGGGCATTGGTCAAGGTCAAATTCAAAAGCAGTATCGAGGAAGAAAAACGCGCCGCGAAAGAAAACAAAAGTTCGCCCGACTTGAGCCACAGCCGCAGAGTCAAGGCCGGCGATACGCTGCCGTTGATGTGTTACAAAATCTACGGCGATCCGCGTTATTACTTGGAAATCGCAAAAATCAACCGCTTGGATCACTTCAGGTCGCTCGAACTCGGCCGTGAAATCGTGTTTCCTCCGGTCAGCAAAACGGCTCGATCATGA
- a CDS encoding GPW/gp25 family protein: MSFLGRGWSFPPTFNRASGGVTMLEAEADIASSLEILLSTAQGERTMLPTYGCNLQELVFENLDTRMKTLMADKVESAILYHEPRVELESVRLDDSLELEGVVLIEVIYRVKATNSRFNFVYPYYKLEGTDINLTAAVNLLPDSD; this comes from the coding sequence ATGAGTTTTCTCGGACGCGGCTGGTCTTTTCCGCCGACATTCAACCGGGCAAGCGGCGGCGTTACGATGCTCGAAGCCGAAGCTGACATCGCTTCGAGCCTCGAGATTCTGCTGAGCACCGCGCAAGGCGAGCGTACGATGCTGCCTACATACGGCTGCAATTTGCAGGAGTTGGTGTTCGAAAATTTAGATACGCGCATGAAAACCTTGATGGCGGACAAAGTGGAATCGGCGATTTTATATCATGAGCCGCGTGTCGAACTGGAAAGCGTTCGGCTCGACGATAGCCTGGAGCTGGAGGGCGTGGTATTGATCGAGGTGATATACCGCGTTAAGGCTACGAACTCGCGTTTCAATTTCGTTTATCCCTATTACAAACTGGAGGGTACCGATATTAACCTAACCGCAGCCGTCAACCTTTTGCCCGATAGCGATTGA